ATCCTGGCGGCGATGGCCCAGATGGAACGCGAGCTGGTCCGCGAGCGGACCACTGCTGCGCTGGCCGTCGCACGGCGCAAGGGCCGGTTCGGCGGGCGAAAGACGATGATGACCGAAGAGCGCCGGAACGCGGCCACCAAGCTGCTCAAGACGGAGATGTCGTCGCGCGAGATCGCGCGCGCGATCGGCGTCTCGATCTCGACCTTTTACAGGCATTTTCCCGCGCGATAGCTGCGGTGCCGACGCGTGCGGCGTATCACGGGAATGGGCGCGCAGCTGGCTGCTCAAGAATAACCCGGTTGCCCAAGCCATTCGAAGCCCGTGCCAGCGCATCGGCTGCGTCTGCAATCAGATCCTCGGAGACAGCGTTGGGGGCGAGTACGAGACCCGCCGAGCATGTCACCTCGCCGATCGGCGTCTCATTCTCGACGCGCTGCAGCTTTCGCCTCGAGAATGCCTTGCGGGCTGCGTTCAGCATATCGCGGGCGGCTTCGGGGTCGCAGTTGTCGAACACGATGGCGATCCGCTTTGCCTCCCAGCGGCCGACCCGGTGCGGCATGCAATGATCCCGCAATGTCTGGCCCAGCGCGCGCAGGACCCGCTCGACGACGCCGATCCCATGAGCCGCCCCGATCGAGGTGACCTGATCGAGCGCAACCAGCGCAAGAAGGGTAGGGCCTTCCCGCTCGAGTGCGGCGGTGAGCACCGAGTCGATCGCGATGCGGTTGAGGAGCGAGGTAGCAGGATCGATGTCGGTATCGACGCCCAGCGAGCGTAGGCGCTCGCGGACTAGCGCCGTCTGAAGGCTCATCTGCTTCAACCGCTCTTCGGCGCGCTCGGCCTGGGCAGTCATCCGAGCGACCGCGCTGTGAATGTTGCCGTCTGTCGAGACCAGTTCGGCCGCGGTGAGCGTGAGCGATTTGACGAAGGCATTGGCTTCCTGGGCGGTTGCCCCGATGATGTGCATGACCTCCGTGGAAAGCTCACCGATCGTCGTCGCGGTGCCATGGAGATCCGCTGGTGCCGAAATCGCTCGCACGTCTTCCTGTCTGAGGCGATAACCGCCGTCGATCAGATTGGCGACGGCCATGAAATGGGCCTCGTCAGCACCTTCGAAATAG
The window above is part of the Sphingomonas sp. JUb134 genome. Proteins encoded here:
- a CDS encoding GGDEF domain-containing protein, which codes for MDLRTSPPADESGHAIVDFLDEHRLPHSPENYGFAHTYFEGADEAHFMAVANLIDGGYRLRQEDVRAISAPADLHGTATTIGELSTEVMHIIGATAQEANAFVKSLTLTAAELVSTDGNIHSAVARMTAQAERAEERLKQMSLQTALVRERLRSLGVDTDIDPATSLLNRIAIDSVLTAALEREGPTLLALVALDQVTSIGAAHGIGVVERVLRALGQTLRDHCMPHRVGRWEAKRIAIVFDNCDPEAARDMLNAARKAFSRRKLQRVENETPIGEVTCSAGLVLAPNAVSEDLIADAADALARASNGLGNRVILEQPAARPFP